In the genome of Hyphomicrobiales bacterium, the window CGCATCTGGCGCACTCGACGCTCGAGGACTTCCATTTCCAGTCCTCGGCCTTCCACGAGTACCACACCGTGGCGATCGCGGAGGGCGGCCCGACGGTCGAGGGCGGACACATGCGCGCCGGCGACCGCCCGGGGCTCGGCGTCGAGCCGATCATGAAGGTGCTCGGCAATCCTGTGTTCGTGACCTGATCTGGAGCGAGCGGCGGGCGACGCAACGGATGCCGTGCCCCCAACCGCTCGTTGGCCCCCGGGGTTGCCGCGGTCGCGACCCTGGTGCAGGCCCGACCAGCCGGCGGGGCCGATCCCGTCAACGCGCGTGGACGTTCTTGATTCCAGAAACGAACCGCGCATCCTCACGCCACCCCGAGACACGTTCCTTGAGAAAGCAGAGCGGCGGTTCGCTGGAGCCACCGGCATATTTGAACGTCCAGGCGACACAACGTGCGTCCGCCGCGCATCGCCGGCTGCAGTCCGGCGATCCGGCCCCGGGCGCCATCGGGAAGTGGTCGTAGTCGCCGCGCGGTAGATTGAAGCCCTGGCGGACCTCCGAACACCGGATCGTCTCACGATAATCGGCCCGATGGATCTCCGCCGGATCGACACCGCCGCCGGACCTGTCGCGGCAGGCCTCCTGACCGGTGATCTCCAGGACCACCAGGAACGGTGCCCGAACGGAGGCCAGATGACGGTTGCGCGCACAAAGCGCCACGGTCAGATCCTGGTGCAGGTCTCGAAACGGATAACCGGTCATATAGGCCCAGCCCGAACCACAATTCGGGTAACCGCCGTTCTGCCGATCGTTCAAATGCGAGAAGAAACAATCCAGGATGAGCTGGCGCGCTTCCCGCCGCGCTCGGTTGGCCTCGGAGCGATTGTCGATCTCGCGCCGGGCCTCATAGGTCCAACGCACGGATTCACCCTCGGCGGGCCGGGCGATCACCGTCGCCACACATCCCCGATAGTCGGCCATCGCCGGATGCGCCAGTGCTGCGACCGCGACGAAAACGGACAGGCAAAGGAGCGAAATGGAATAGGCATTCGCATTGTGCATCGTGGACTCCTGTCATTTGCGTTCCCTTTCCGTGCTCACCTTACCGAGCATGAACGCTCCGATGCCTTGATTTACATCAACTCAAGAACATCCGGCTCCAACCCAAAGGCGCAGCATTGGCGTGGTGGTTCCGAGTTCGCGCCTCCACCCGCCTACGCCGCCGGCAGGCCAGCACATCCGACCGCCTCCGATAGCGAAGTCATTGCCTTGCTTGCTTTCTTGTCACATCCGGGATCGCGCGAAACGCGGGAGCACTTGCTCGAGGCGTACGCCGACGGCCTTGTCCGGGCGCCGCGGCACGAGTTCGCGCTTGCGCCGATGGCGGCTGGCATGGCAGGCCGGAGCGCGGCGGCGGAGCAAATCGCGCGCCCGGGCGACGGCGGCATCACCAACGGGCACCGTACCGAGCGGTCGGTCATGGTGCCGCATTGGCACCTCGTCCACCGGAACGAAGCAAGAACAGCGCATGTCGATTCGAAGGGAGAGGACAATGGGACAACCGGCCGGGCACGCAAGAGCCGACGACATGCTGCACGTCGTCAAGTGGCACAATGGTGAAAAAGAGTATCTGCCGTTTTCCGACGGAGAGATGAGGCGCCGCCAGAACGGCATCCGCAAATGGATGGCTGAGAATGGGGTCGATGCCGGGCTTTTCACCTCCTATCACTGCATCAACTACTATTCCGGCTGGCTCTACTGCTTTTTCGGCCGCAAGTACGGTATGGTCATCACGCAGGATGCCGCGACCACTGTTTCGGCCGGCATCGACGGCGGCCAGCCCTGGCGGCGGAGCCACGGAGACAACGTCACCTACACCGACTGGCGCCGGGACAATTATTTCAAGGCCGTACGCGAGCTGATGCCAGGGGCAAAGCGCGTCGGGATCGAGTTCGACCATGTCAACATCGACCTGCGCCGCCAGATCGAGGAGGCGCTGCCGGGTGTCGAACTGGTCGACATCGGGCAACCCTCGATGTGGATGCGCACGATCAAGTCCGCGGAAGAAATCAAGCTGATCAAGGAGGGGGCGCGAACCTGCGACATCGGCGGGGAGGCTTGCGTCAAGGCGATCCGGGCAGGCGTGCCCGAGCACGAAGTCGCGATCGCGACGACGAACGCGATGATCCGCGAGATCGCCTCCAACCACCCCTATGTCGAATTGATGGACACCTGGACCTGGTTCCAGTCCGGGATCAACACCGACGGGGCGCACAACCCGGTGACCAACCGCAAGATCCAGTCGGGTGACATCCTCAGCCTCAATGCGTTCCCGATGATCTTCGGCTATTATACCGCGCTCGAGCGCACGCTTTTTTGCGACCATGCTTCGGACGCCCACCTCGACATCTGGGAAAAGAATGTCGCGGTGCACCGGCGCGGCCTCGAGTTGATCCGCCCCGGCGCGCGCTGCTGCGATATCGCCGGTGAACTCAACGAGATGTACCGGGAGTGGGATCTCCTGAAATACCGCTCCTTCGGCTACGGTCACTCGTTCGGCGTGCTCTGCCACTACTACGGCCGTGAGGCGGGCGTGGAATTGCGCGAGGACGTCGAGACGGTGCTCCAGCCCGGCATGGTGGTTTCGATGGAGCCAATGGTCATGCTGCCGGAGGGCACGCCCGGGGCCGGCGGCTACCGCGAGCACGACATCCTCGTCGTCACCGAGAACGGCGCGGAAAACATCACGGGCTTTCCGTTCGGACCCGAGCACAATATCATCCGCAACGGAGCCTGACACACGGACAGCGGCGGAGGCGCCCTGCGCCCTCCGCCGCCTAGAAATCCTTGAGGAGTCGCGTCGTCTCGGGATCGAGGAAGCCGGCGACCGTCGCCTCGGTCTCGAGTTCCATGTCCTGCTGCAAGCCGCCCGCCATCGCCTGATTCAACACGCGCTTCATGGCCCGCGTTGAAAGGGTCGGCAGCCCCGCGAGACGCGCTGCGGTCGCCTGCGCCTCGGTCATCAATTCAGCGTCGGCCACGACCTTCCAGGCGATGCCGCACCCCTTCAGCTCCGCCGCCGAATATCGCTCCCCGAAATACAGCATCTCGCGCGCCTTGACCGGGCCGACGATCGCCGGCAGCAGCACGGTGACGCCTCCCGTGACGAAGAGGTTGAGAGAGACCTCGGGAAAAAATCCCTTGGCGCTCTCGGCCCAGATCGGGAAATCGCAGTTGATCGCCCACTCGAACCCGCCCCCGACCGCCCAGCCGTTGATCGCCCCGACCACCGGCTTTGCGCCAGCGACGATGGCGACCGTCGCCCGCTGGATGGCATCGACCAGGTCACGCGCCTCGGCTTGCGTTCCAGGATGCACGTGCTCCTGGCGATCGTCGCCCGCGCAGAACGCCCGCCCCGCGCCGGTGAAGACGATGGCCCGCGTGCCCTCGTGCCGGTTTGCATCGTCGAACGCGGCGGCCACGTCATCGATCAGGCGGCGGTTCATGGCGTTGAGCGAGGCCGGCCGGTTGAGTGTGATCGTGCGCACGCCCTCCCCGGTCATGGACGATAAAACCGTTTCGTAGGTGAACTCGGTCATGACGTGCTCCTGACGACGCGCTTCGTCTTGCCCTCGGTCACCGGGAACGTGCCGGCGGGCACGATCGTCGCACTGATCGTGGCGCCGAGCCGCGACTTGAACTCGACTTCCAGACGCCGGGCAAGCGTGCCGTCGTCCGTGCGCCCCTTGGCCAGTTCCGCCCGCACCGGCAGCACGTGGTAGGGGGGCGGGCTGTCGAGCACGATCCGATAGTCGCCCGAAAGCTCCGGAAAGGAATTGACCACAGCCGCCACCATGGTCGGGAACATATTGAGACCGCGCACCACAACCATGTCGTCCGAGCGACCAACGACGCGGAAGCGGAACCCGGCGGTGCCGCAGCGGCATCGGTCGGTCGCCTCCACCGCGATGATGTCACCGGTGCGAAAGCGCACGAGCGGCTGGCACTCGCGCTCGAGGTGGGTCAGGACGAGTTCGCCCGTCGCGCCGGCCTCGAGCGTCATCGGTGCGCCGCTCTCGGGCTCGATCAACTCGGCATGGAGGACGTCGTGGGCGACGAAGTGCAGCGCCGTGTCGCCTGCACACTGGGCGGCGAAATTGCAGAAGACGTCGGAGACGCCGTAGTTGGCGTTGCGTGCCTCCATCCCCCACGTGTCGCGGAACCGCTGGCGCAGCGCCGGATCGTCGAGCCCCGGCTCACCGCCGAAGAGGCCGAGCCGGAGGCCGAGATCGGCGGGCGTCAGCCCCGGCATCTCCTCCCCGATCACCCGCTCGAGCACGCTCGGATAGGACGGCGTACAGGAAATGGCCGTGATCCCGGTCTCGCGGATCGTGCGCACGAGAAGGGCGCTCGAGCCGACGCCGAAGGGGACCACTGTCGCCCCGGTCCGCTCGAGCGTCAGATGGTCGGTGAGGCCACCCATCCACATCTGGTAGTTGAGGCAGTGCACGACCATGATGCCCGGCCCGAGCCCGGCAAGCGCCTGGGCCCTTCCGCCGACGATCTCCGTCACCTCGCAGTCGCGTGCGCTCATGGCAAGGTTCATCGCCTGACCGGTCGTGCCCGAGGTGCGATGGAGACGCGCGACCCGCTCGCGGGGGGCGGCGAGATAATCCCCGAAGGGGGGAGTGGCGGGTTGGGACAATCTGAGGTCCGCCTTGTCGCAGAGCGGCAATTCGCAGAGATCGGCGAGATCCCGGGGCGGCGAGCGCCCCTCCCAGAGGCGCTGGTAGAAGGCGGAGTTCGCGGCGACGTAGGTGCTCTGGCGCCGCCAAGCTTCCTGGCGATGGTCCGCGAGTTCAGCGAGTGGGATCCGATGGCCGTCGACGAGGAGGCTCATGCCGCCCCTCCCCTGGCTCCGGGCTTCGGGGACCGTGCCGCATGGCGCGGGCGTGGCCGGCCATCGTTCCAATCCCCGTACCAGACCGGTTTGCCCGGACCGTCGCGGCCAGCCGCCAACATGGCGCGCGTCGTTCGATGCGTCATCGTCATTCGTGTCCTCTACGGAACTCCGGATCGCCCCCCGGACAGGATCCGGGGCAGGACCCGGGCAAGCGGCTAGGGGTAGCAGTTGCCCTTTCTCAAGCACGCCTCGAGCGCGGAGATCAACGCCTCGGTCACGACGCCGTCGGTCTCTCCCTCGAACAAGTCCATGCCGGACAGGGTCGACTGTACCCGCTGGGTGCGCTCGGTGCTCGCGTCGAGGACGACCCGGTAGGCTGCGAGCGCGGCCTCGACATCCCCCTTTTGGGCCATGAGATGCGCCTTGACGTCGTGCATCTCGATCCGCAATTCGTCCGCGCTCTGGCGGATATCCGGGGCGACGACCCAGTCGCGTGCCAGCACCGCGTCGAGTTCCGCGACCATCGGGTCGATCGTGGCTAGGTCCATGTCGAGTTCGTTGGCGAAGACGATCCCCCAACCGGCCCAATCCACGTATTGCACCTGGTTCGGATAGGTGCGGGCGATCCTCAATTCGACGTCGGCACCGAGACGGTAGAGGCGTGCGGCCTCCTTCGGATCGCGCTCGACGCCATTGCCCGACTTGTAGTGCTCGGCCAGTAGGATCATTCCGATCCGATCGCGGGCCTCGACGGCCCGCCGGCACCAGCCGATCGCGGTGTCGAGGTCCTGTTCCACCTGGTCGCCCCTCGCATAGGCCCGACAGAGCCGCGACATGCTGGAAGGGTGCCCCCCTTCGGCCGCGCGGTGCAGCCAGGTCTGAGCGGCACCGGCATTCACTCTTTCGAGAAGCGTGGAGAAGAGGTCCATGGCGGCTGGATAGCCCGCATCCGCTGCCGATTGCAGGTGCGCAGCACCCGGGTCGAGCCGGCCCTCGACGAAATGGGTGCGGGCAAGTTGGAAGTGGAACCGGGGCGTATCGGGATAGGCGGCAAGCGCTTCCTCACAGGAGGCGCGCGCCCGGGCGACGTCCAGTTCTGTCGCGAACGCGCCCGCGGCCACGGCGTTGCGATCGAGGGGATGTGCTGCGAGACGGTCGCAGTCCGTGACCGGGACCTGCGCTGCAGCTATCGCGGTCGATAGCATGACGACGGCAAATTGGGTGATCGACGCACAAGCACGTAGCAACATCTCGGTGACCTCGCTTCGACTGGGGCTATCCATAAGGGCCGGCGGTCGGAATATGCACGGGACGCGAACGCTTCGAATTGCGATAGATCAAGTCGCGCTCGTGTTGGGATCGGCTTGGCCACGCCGGGATCGTGCGCAAGCCGACGTCATGCTCGCCTGGTCTCCTGGCACGAAGCGCCCAAGGCGTTCCTGTCCGCTCCTTCCGGGTGGCCGGCGATCCCCGGCACATGACGCAAATGGAGTGCGGCGCCGGAGCCAGGGACGCCCTGCAAAGGCGAAGTCGGCTCCAGGTCGCGCATTGACCGGGAGCGTTTCGCAGGGGAATACAGGGCACTGCGACAGCACCCACGACAGGATCCGTACCCGTCCGATCAACGGGTCGGTGCAAGGACCATCGGTGTTGCCCGCGCGCGACTGGCGCGGCACCTTGAAGGGGCTGGCGCCGAGATCAACTCATCCAATTGTCGCTCCGGATCGAATGCAAGAAAGTATGCAGAACGAACCTCTGGCGCGATGTGGCGCAGGAAGGCGAGGACCACCGTGCAGGAGAACCACAACAAGCCTCATCCGATGCCGGGTGCGGTCGATGTGCTCATCGCCGGGGGCGGCCTTTCGGGCTGCCTGATCGCCGCGCGCCTCAGGCAAGTTCGCCCGGAAATACGCGTGCTGCTGCTCGAGCAATCGGCCGAGTTCGGCGGCAACCACACCTGGTCGTTCCACGAGAGCGATCTGGCCGAACGCATCGGCGGCTGGATGGCGCCGCTCGTCGCACACCGCTGGCCGGCCCAGACAGTGCGCTTTCCCAGCTACAGCCGCACGCTCGACTACGGCTACCGCTCGGTCACCAGTGACAGCCTGCGTGCCGCTCTGCATCCCCTGCTCGACGGTATCGTGCGCTGCAATGCCGCGGTTCGCGCGCTCGCCCCACGTCGAGCAACCCTCGAAGACGGTACGACGATCGACGCCCGGGCGGTTATCGACTGTCGCGGGCTCGGCCCGACCGCAGGTCTATGGCTCGCCTATCAAAAGTTCCGCGGCATCGAGATCACGACGCAAACGCCGCATGGCGTCACCGAGCCGGTGATCATGGATGCCACCGTGCCGCAGCTCGACGGCTACCGCTTCGTCTACCTGCTGCCGTTCAGCCGCCACCGGTTGTTGGTCGAGGATACCTACTATGCCGATGATGCGGCCATCGATGGCGGGCGCCTCGATGAGCGGCTGGCTGCCTACATCGAGGACGCTGGCTGGCGTATCGCATCGGTGCTGCGTCACGAGCAAGGCGTACTGCCCATCACGCTCGGCGGCGACATCGACCGGTTCTGGCGCGAGCGGGCTCGCGAGGGCACACCGGTAGCGGGATTACGTGCCGGCCTGTTCCATCCGACGACCGGCTATTCGCTGCCCGACGCCGCACGGCTCGCCGATCTCATTGCCGAGCAGCGGGATCTGTCCTCGGGCGCTCTGTTCAGCGCCATCGAAACGCACGCCCGGCGCCTTTGGCGCGAGCGCCGGTTCTATCGGAGCCTCAACCGGATGCTGTTCCGGGCTGCCGAACCCGAACAGCGCTGGCGCGTTCTGCAACGCTTCTACAGCTTGCCTGCTCCACTCATCGCGCGGTTCTATGCCGCGCAACTCACTCGATTGGGACAGGCGCGAATACTGACCGGGCGCCCTCCGGTCCCCATTTCAGCCGCGCTGCGAGCACTTGCAGCGCGGCCGCCGATGGATGAGGAAACGGCGTGACCGGCTCCCGGGACGACTTCCTTGCAACCTTCGCGCGTGAGCGCATCGAGCGCGGATCGAAGAGCTTTGCGGCCGCCGCGCGACTGCTGCCGGGTGGGATGCGCGACAGTGCCTACATGCTCTATGCGTGGTGCCGCTACTGCGATGACGCAATCGACGGTCAGGAGTTGGGCTTCGCCGCCTCCCCACATACAGCCGGCACGGAGCTGCCGGCCGACCCGGCCGAAACCGTTGCACGGCTGCGCGAGCGCACGCTGGCGGCCTGTCGAGGGAACCCCGACAGCCCGGTGTTCGAGGCCCTGACCAGAGTCGTCGAACGCCATTCGATTCCGCATGGCCAGCCGCTCGACCTCATCGAGGGGTTTGCAATGGATGCTCGCGCGCACTCATACGAAACGCTCGAGGACACCTTGCGTTATGCCTACCACGTCGCCGGCGTCGTCGGGTTGATGATGGCACGGGTGATGGACGTTTCGGAGCGTGACACGCTCTTGCGCGCCTGCGACCTCGGGATCGCGTTCCAACTGACGAACATCGCGCGTGATGTCATGGACGATGCGGCCCTCGGGCGCACCTACCTGCCCGCCGATTGGTTGGCGGAGGCGGGGATCGATTCCGAAGAGCTGACCAGCCCGCACCTGCGCGCGGCCGTCGCAAAGGTAACCGTCAGACTGCTCGACGAGGCCGAGCAGTATTATCGCTCCGCCGAAGTCGGAATCGCCCGCCTCGCGTACCGTCCCGCCATGGCGATCGCCGCCGCACGGATCGTCTATCGGGCGATCGGGGCGGGCGTGCGTGCGCGGGGGCCCGCCGCATGGGATCGGCGCGTCAGCATCTCGCGGCCGCGAAAGCTCGCCAATCTGGCGCTTTCCCCAATTGCGGTCCTCATGGCTCGCACGCGCGTCATCTCCGGCACGCCCTTGCGCCACAACCTCTGGACACCGTCACTCCCCTAGGCCGGACGCCCGATGCGATGCGGCTTGCCGACGTTGGGCGGGCAACCGCCACCAGGGCACCGATGGATGAGCATGATGCTCGTGGTGATAGCCGAAATGAAAGCACGTCAAGAGAGAGAGCAGCCAGGGATAATCGTTGCTGCGCGTGCGATGACGGTCGGCGAACGGGGCTTTGGCGGGCCGATGGGGCAAGAAGGTGCCGAATAGGAAGAGTTGTAGCGCCGAGACGATCGCCGGAGCGGCCCAGAGGATGAGAACGTTGGATACCGAAGCTTGAAGGAGGACAACATAGGCCAGGAACCGCGCGCTCATGTGAAGGTACTGGCGCCAGGAAAAATATTCGAGGAGGAATACGCCGAACCACGGCCAGAACCCGTAGGGCGGCGCATCGTTGAAGTCGGGATCCGCCCCGGTTCCGGAATGGCGATGGTGCAAATGGTGCTTGCGATTGAGTTCGTCGTAGGAAAATCCGGCATAGAGGAAAAGGCAGAGGCGGCCGATCGCCCGGTTTACCCCGGGCCGGAACGGCACGAGCGAGCCGTGCATGCAATCGTGCGCCACGATGAAGAGACCGACGCTCAGCCAAGTGGCCAGCAGGAACAGCAACACCGCGAGCGGTGCGCTCTGCCATTCGATCTCGAAGAAGAAGACCGCGTAGACGTGAACGACGAGCCACGCGGAAATGATCGCGGCGGCGAGCGAAAGGCCGATCGGGGCGGCCAATGCGGTATCGGCCCGGCTCTGACCTCCTGCCGTATCGCTCTCGCGATCGATCATATGAGTTCCCTCATTCCCGCCGCGATCAACGGCGCCGGATGGCGAGATGCGCCACCACCAGACCGAACAGCGCGGCACCGGAAAGCACCGCGATCGGAAGCGCCACCTCGTACCAGCCCTCGTTGCGCCAGAAGATGGCGCCGTAGGCCTCCAGCGTCCAGGTGTTCGGGGTCGCCCAGCCGATCGCCTGGACGTAGGGTGGGATCAGGAAGCGCGGGATCATGCTGCCGCCGACCGCGCTCGCAACCAGGATCAGGATCGAACCGAGGGTCTGAGCCTGCTGGAAGGTGCGGCAAAGCGCAACGAAGCCGAGCATGAGGCCTGCCCCGGCTGCCGCCGTCGCCACGGTCACGGCGAGCCAGAGTGCAAAGCGCGCCGGAACATCGAGACCGAACCCGAGCCAGGCGACGGCGTAAATCATCGCCACCTGAACGATCCCCTGCGCCCAGAGGAAAAGGAATTTGCCATCGATGATCGGCCACGTCCCGGCCGGTCCTGTCGCCAGCCGGTCGAGCAGTCCGCTCTCCTTCTCCTGAAGGAGGGACAATGCGCCGTTCATGGCCGAGAACAGCAGGAACATCGCCGCCACCGCCCCGGCGTAGTAGGAAATGCTGGTTGGCACTCCCGGATCGCCGATCGCGCTCTCGCGGGCAACCAGCCTCTCGAATGGCAGACGGATTCGCTCACCGGCAGCGACTGCGCTCGCATCGGCCGTCGCCATGGCCGTCAGCCCGGCTTCGAGCGCCGCCGCCTGCCCCGGCTCCAGAGGCGCGAGCGCATTCGTGACCGAGCGCGTGACGCCGCCCGCCACGATATGTGGCAATCTCGCGAAGTAGGTTTCCTGGACGATGCCCTCGACGACCGCGACGGAGATTTCGCGCGTCGGATCGGTCACGAGGAGGAGCGGCGGCTGACCGTCGGGCGATCCCGATTGCAGTGTGCGTTCGCCGCCACGCACGACCACGCCGACATCGGCGATGCCGGTTCGCACGGCCCGTCGGACGGCCTCGAGGCCCGGCTCGTCGAGCGCGACACGCGTCAATTGGCCGTTGCTCTCGATGCCCGCCATGAAGCGCTCGGACGCATCGGACCCCTCGAGATCGAGCAGCGCCACGCGAACCTGCAGGTTGCCACCGCTCGCACCCGAAAAAATCACCGCGAAGATGAGGAACACGGCCGCTGGCAGCACGAAGCTCATCGCAAAGGCCGCCGGATCGCGCACGAGCGCGAGCAG includes:
- a CDS encoding enoyl-CoA hydratase/isomerase family protein, translating into MTEFTYETVLSSMTGEGVRTITLNRPASLNAMNRRLIDDVAAAFDDANRHEGTRAIVFTGAGRAFCAGDDRQEHVHPGTQAEARDLVDAIQRATVAIVAGAKPVVGAINGWAVGGGFEWAINCDFPIWAESAKGFFPEVSLNLFVTGGVTVLLPAIVGPVKAREMLYFGERYSAAELKGCGIAWKVVADAELMTEAQATAARLAGLPTLSTRAMKRVLNQAMAGGLQQDMELETEATVAGFLDPETTRLLKDF
- the crtY gene encoding lycopene beta-cyclase CrtY; translated protein: MPGAVDVLIAGGGLSGCLIAARLRQVRPEIRVLLLEQSAEFGGNHTWSFHESDLAERIGGWMAPLVAHRWPAQTVRFPSYSRTLDYGYRSVTSDSLRAALHPLLDGIVRCNAAVRALAPRRATLEDGTTIDARAVIDCRGLGPTAGLWLAYQKFRGIEITTQTPHGVTEPVIMDATVPQLDGYRFVYLLPFSRHRLLVEDTYYADDAAIDGGRLDERLAAYIEDAGWRIASVLRHEQGVLPITLGGDIDRFWRERAREGTPVAGLRAGLFHPTTGYSLPDAARLADLIAEQRDLSSGALFSAIETHARRLWRERRFYRSLNRMLFRAAEPEQRWRVLQRFYSLPAPLIARFYAAQLTRLGQARILTGRPPVPISAALRALAARPPMDEETA
- a CDS encoding ABC transporter permease, coding for MRAAVFRTMLLALVRDPAAFAMSFVLPAAVFLIFAVIFSGASGGNLQVRVALLDLEGSDASERFMAGIESNGQLTRVALDEPGLEAVRRAVRTGIADVGVVVRGGERTLQSGSPDGQPPLLLVTDPTREISVAVVEGIVQETYFARLPHIVAGGVTRSVTNALAPLEPGQAAALEAGLTAMATADASAVAAGERIRLPFERLVARESAIGDPGVPTSISYYAGAVAAMFLLFSAMNGALSLLQEKESGLLDRLATGPAGTWPIIDGKFLFLWAQGIVQVAMIYAVAWLGFGLDVPARFALWLAVTVATAAAGAGLMLGFVALCRTFQQAQTLGSILILVASAVGGSMIPRFLIPPYVQAIGWATPNTWTLEAYGAIFWRNEGWYEVALPIAVLSGAALFGLVVAHLAIRRR
- a CDS encoding AMP-binding protein, producing MSLLVDGHRIPLAELADHRQEAWRRQSTYVAANSAFYQRLWEGRSPPRDLADLCELPLCDKADLRLSQPATPPFGDYLAAPRERVARLHRTSGTTGQAMNLAMSARDCEVTEIVGGRAQALAGLGPGIMVVHCLNYQMWMGGLTDHLTLERTGATVVPFGVGSSALLVRTIRETGITAISCTPSYPSVLERVIGEEMPGLTPADLGLRLGLFGGEPGLDDPALRQRFRDTWGMEARNANYGVSDVFCNFAAQCAGDTALHFVAHDVLHAELIEPESGAPMTLEAGATGELVLTHLERECQPLVRFRTGDIIAVEATDRCRCGTAGFRFRVVGRSDDMVVVRGLNMFPTMVAAVVNSFPELSGDYRIVLDSPPPYHVLPVRAELAKGRTDDGTLARRLEVEFKSRLGATISATIVPAGTFPVTEGKTKRVVRSTS
- a CDS encoding phytoene/squalene synthase family protein → MTGSRDDFLATFARERIERGSKSFAAAARLLPGGMRDSAYMLYAWCRYCDDAIDGQELGFAASPHTAGTELPADPAETVARLRERTLAACRGNPDSPVFEALTRVVERHSIPHGQPLDLIEGFAMDARAHSYETLEDTLRYAYHVAGVVGLMMARVMDVSERDTLLRACDLGIAFQLTNIARDVMDDAALGRTYLPADWLAEAGIDSEELTSPHLRAAVAKVTVRLLDEAEQYYRSAEVGIARLAYRPAMAIAAARIVYRAIGAGVRARGPAAWDRRVSISRPRKLANLALSPIAVLMARTRVISGTPLRHNLWTPSLP
- a CDS encoding M24 family metallopeptidase; this encodes MGQPAGHARADDMLHVVKWHNGEKEYLPFSDGEMRRRQNGIRKWMAENGVDAGLFTSYHCINYYSGWLYCFFGRKYGMVITQDAATTVSAGIDGGQPWRRSHGDNVTYTDWRRDNYFKAVRELMPGAKRVGIEFDHVNIDLRRQIEEALPGVELVDIGQPSMWMRTIKSAEEIKLIKEGARTCDIGGEACVKAIRAGVPEHEVAIATTNAMIREIASNHPYVELMDTWTWFQSGINTDGAHNPVTNRKIQSGDILSLNAFPMIFGYYTALERTLFCDHASDAHLDIWEKNVAVHRRGLELIRPGARCCDIAGELNEMYREWDLLKYRSFGYGHSFGVLCHYYGREAGVELREDVETVLQPGMVVSMEPMVMLPEGTPGAGGYREHDILVVTENGAENITGFPFGPEHNIIRNGA
- a CDS encoding beta-carotene ketolase — encoded protein: MIDRESDTAGGQSRADTALAAPIGLSLAAAIISAWLVVHVYAVFFFEIEWQSAPLAVLLFLLATWLSVGLFIVAHDCMHGSLVPFRPGVNRAIGRLCLFLYAGFSYDELNRKHHLHHRHSGTGADPDFNDAPPYGFWPWFGVFLLEYFSWRQYLHMSARFLAYVVLLQASVSNVLILWAAPAIVSALQLFLFGTFLPHRPAKAPFADRHRTRSNDYPWLLSLLTCFHFGYHHEHHAHPSVPWWRLPAQRRQAASHRASGLGE